A genomic region of Procambarus clarkii isolate CNS0578487 chromosome 30, FALCON_Pclarkii_2.0, whole genome shotgun sequence contains the following coding sequences:
- the LOC123765423 gene encoding zinc metalloproteinase nas-13 isoform X1: MWAAVWALSCCGVSVGVAQVAMMDSRVHDRSSDPNMVHGRSSDPNMIHGRSSDSNMVHGRSSDSNMIHGRSSDPNMIHGRSSDPNMIHGRSSDSIMIHGRSSDPNMVHGRSSDSNMIHGRSSDPNVQHGDSGQIHLDPNGLSDLPLGSPDTMETDRPGAPLSPADFETSAGMIHDTVDTSSQADPIELAGLFQGDIMLHDRDALLDLPPGVSRETSRGGRSALIDVHRRWPNGIIPYVISQTYDETERGTIAKAMSEFHDQSCIRFVPRTIEKDYIHILKGDGCSSSVGRVAGAQQVSLGPGCLYVGIVMHELMHAAGFWHEQSRYDRDNHITINKLNVQEGMWHNFEKYTWDKIQSLGIPYDLESVMHYGPYAFAKEGKPTIIPRETGKEIGQRRGFSKWDVAKLQKLYNCANTSTYFVSTSAPLVAAATEECEDNVKHCQMWADMGECDTNPTWMFVSCRKACRQCVMPGGAAGKECQDLSIYCRVWSEKGECTNNPEYMTLHCKKSCGLCHDHQDTPVPKQCEDKNKYCSAWSKMRQCDANRDYMHVYCKKSCKHC, translated from the exons ATGTGGGCGGCAGTGTGGGCGCTGTCGTGCTGTGGCGTGTCTGTGGGCGTGGCCCAGGTGGCCATGATGGATAGCAGGGTCCACGACAGGTCGTCTGACCCCAACATGGTCCACGGCAGGTCGTCTGACCCCAACATGATCCACGGCAGGTCGTCTGACTCCAACATGGTCCACGGCAGGTCGTCTGACTCCAACATGATCCACGGCAGGTCGTCTGACCCCAACATGATCCACGGCAGGTCGTCTGACCCCAACATGATCCACGGCAGGTCGTCTGACTCCATCATGATCCACGGCAGGTCGTCTGACCCCAACATGGTCCACGGCAGGTCGTCTGACTCCAACATGATCCACGGCAGGTCGTCTGACCCCAACGTACAGCATGGTGATAGTGGACAGATCCACCTGGACCCCAATGGGCTTTCAGACCTGCCGCTGGGGTCCCCAGACACA ATGGAGACGGACAGGCCTGGCGCACCTCTCAGCCCGGCAGACTTCGAGACCAGCGCCGGCATGA TTCACGACACCGTCGACACCAGCAGCCAGGCCGACCCCATCGAACTGGCGGGACTCTTCCAGGGCGATATAATGCTCCACGACCGTGACGCCCTCCTCGACCTGCCGCctggg GTGTCGAGGGAGACGAGCAGGGGGGGTCGCAGCGCCCTCATAGACGTCCACAGACGCTGGCCCAACGGCATCATTCCCTACGTCATCTCCCAGACCTACG ATGAGACGGAGCGAGGCACCATCGCCAAGGCCATGAGTGAGTTCCATGACCAGTCCTGCATCCGCTTCGTCCCTCGAACCATCGAGAAGGACTACATCCACATCCTCAAGGGTGACGG GTGTTCGAGCTCTGTTGGTCGGGTGGCGGGGGCCCAGCAGGTGTCGCTGGGGCCCGGGTGCCTGTACGTGGGCATTGTGATGCACGAGCTGATGCACGCGGCGGGGTTCTGGCACGAGCAGTCGCGCTACGACCGGGACAACCACATCACCATCAACAAGCTCAACGTGCAGGAGGGCATGTGGCACAACTTCGAGAAGTACACCTGGGACAAGATCCAGAGCCTCGGGATACCTTATGACCTGG AGTCGGTGATGCACTACGGTCCGTATGCCTTTGCCAAAGAGGGCAAGCCAACCATAATTCCCAGAGAGACAGGAAAGGAGATTGGTCAGAGGAGAGGCTTCTCCAAG TGGGACGTGGCCAAGCTGCAGAAGCTCTACAACTGTGCCAACACCTCCACCTACTTCGTCAGCACCTCCGCTCCACTGGTGGCCGCCGCTACAG AGGAGTGTGAGGACAACGTGAAACACTGCCAGATGTGGGCCGACATGGGTGAGTGTGACACCAACCCCACCTGGATGTTCGTTAGCTGCAGGAAGGCCTGCAGACAGTGCG TAATGCCAGGTGGTGCTGCAGGTAAGGAGTGCCAGGACCTTAGTATTTACTGCAGAGTATGGAGCGAGAAAGGCGAGTGTACCAACAACCCGGAGTACATGACTCTACACTGCAAGAAGTCGTGCGGCCTCTGTCATGACCACCAAG
- the LOC123765423 gene encoding zinc metalloproteinase nas-13 isoform X4 has translation MWAAVWALSCCGVSVGVAQVAMMDSRVHDRSSDPNMVHGRSSDPNMIHGRSSDSNMVHGRSSDSNMIHGRSSDPNMIHGRSSDPNMIHGRSSDSIMIHGRSSDPNMVHGRSSDSNMIHGRSSDPNVQHGDSGQIHLDPNGLSDLPLGSPDTMETDRPGAPLSPADFETSAGMIHDTVDTSSQADPIELAGLFQGDIMLHDRDALLDLPPGVSRETSRGGRSALIDVHRRWPNGIIPYVISQTYDETERGTIAKAMSEFHDQSCIRFVPRTIEKDYIHILKGDGCSSSVGRVAGAQQVSLGPGCLYVGIVMHELMHAAGFWHEQSRYDRDNHITINKLNVQEGMWHNFEKYTWDKIQSLGIPYDLESVMHYGPYAFAKEGKPTIIPRETGKEIGQRRGFSKWDVAKLQKLYNCANTSTYFVSTSAPLVAAATVMPGGAAGKECQDLSIYCRVWSEKGECTNNPEYMTLHCKKSCGLCHDHQDTPVPKQCEDKNKYCSAWSKMRQCDANRDYMHVYCKKSCKHC, from the exons ATGTGGGCGGCAGTGTGGGCGCTGTCGTGCTGTGGCGTGTCTGTGGGCGTGGCCCAGGTGGCCATGATGGATAGCAGGGTCCACGACAGGTCGTCTGACCCCAACATGGTCCACGGCAGGTCGTCTGACCCCAACATGATCCACGGCAGGTCGTCTGACTCCAACATGGTCCACGGCAGGTCGTCTGACTCCAACATGATCCACGGCAGGTCGTCTGACCCCAACATGATCCACGGCAGGTCGTCTGACCCCAACATGATCCACGGCAGGTCGTCTGACTCCATCATGATCCACGGCAGGTCGTCTGACCCCAACATGGTCCACGGCAGGTCGTCTGACTCCAACATGATCCACGGCAGGTCGTCTGACCCCAACGTACAGCATGGTGATAGTGGACAGATCCACCTGGACCCCAATGGGCTTTCAGACCTGCCGCTGGGGTCCCCAGACACA ATGGAGACGGACAGGCCTGGCGCACCTCTCAGCCCGGCAGACTTCGAGACCAGCGCCGGCATGA TTCACGACACCGTCGACACCAGCAGCCAGGCCGACCCCATCGAACTGGCGGGACTCTTCCAGGGCGATATAATGCTCCACGACCGTGACGCCCTCCTCGACCTGCCGCctggg GTGTCGAGGGAGACGAGCAGGGGGGGTCGCAGCGCCCTCATAGACGTCCACAGACGCTGGCCCAACGGCATCATTCCCTACGTCATCTCCCAGACCTACG ATGAGACGGAGCGAGGCACCATCGCCAAGGCCATGAGTGAGTTCCATGACCAGTCCTGCATCCGCTTCGTCCCTCGAACCATCGAGAAGGACTACATCCACATCCTCAAGGGTGACGG GTGTTCGAGCTCTGTTGGTCGGGTGGCGGGGGCCCAGCAGGTGTCGCTGGGGCCCGGGTGCCTGTACGTGGGCATTGTGATGCACGAGCTGATGCACGCGGCGGGGTTCTGGCACGAGCAGTCGCGCTACGACCGGGACAACCACATCACCATCAACAAGCTCAACGTGCAGGAGGGCATGTGGCACAACTTCGAGAAGTACACCTGGGACAAGATCCAGAGCCTCGGGATACCTTATGACCTGG AGTCGGTGATGCACTACGGTCCGTATGCCTTTGCCAAAGAGGGCAAGCCAACCATAATTCCCAGAGAGACAGGAAAGGAGATTGGTCAGAGGAGAGGCTTCTCCAAG TGGGACGTGGCCAAGCTGCAGAAGCTCTACAACTGTGCCAACACCTCCACCTACTTCGTCAGCACCTCCGCTCCACTGGTGGCCGCCGCTACAG TAATGCCAGGTGGTGCTGCAGGTAAGGAGTGCCAGGACCTTAGTATTTACTGCAGAGTATGGAGCGAGAAAGGCGAGTGTACCAACAACCCGGAGTACATGACTCTACACTGCAAGAAGTCGTGCGGCCTCTGTCATGACCACCAAG
- the LOC123765423 gene encoding zinc metalloproteinase nas-13 isoform X5, with amino-acid sequence MWAAVWALSCCGVSVGVAQVAMMDSRVHDRSSDPNMVHGRSSDPNMIHGRSSDSNMVHGRSSDSNMIHGRSSDPNMIHGRSSDPNMIHGRSSDSIMIHGRSSDPNMVHGRSSDSNMIHGRSSDPNVQHGDSGQIHLDPNGLSDLPLGSPDTMETDRPGAPLSPADFETSAGMNETERGTIAKAMSEFHDQSCIRFVPRTIEKDYIHILKGDGCSSSVGRVAGAQQVSLGPGCLYVGIVMHELMHAAGFWHEQSRYDRDNHITINKLNVQEGMWHNFEKYTWDKIQSLGIPYDLESVMHYGPYAFAKEGKPTIIPRETGKEIGQRRGFSKWDVAKLQKLYNCANTSTYFVSTSAPLVAAATEECEDNVKHCQMWADMGECDTNPTWMFVSCRKACRQCVMPGGAAGKECQDLSIYCRVWSEKGECTNNPEYMTLHCKKSCGLCHDHQDTPVPKQCEDKNKYCSAWSKMRQCDANRDYMHVYCKKSCKHC; translated from the exons ATGTGGGCGGCAGTGTGGGCGCTGTCGTGCTGTGGCGTGTCTGTGGGCGTGGCCCAGGTGGCCATGATGGATAGCAGGGTCCACGACAGGTCGTCTGACCCCAACATGGTCCACGGCAGGTCGTCTGACCCCAACATGATCCACGGCAGGTCGTCTGACTCCAACATGGTCCACGGCAGGTCGTCTGACTCCAACATGATCCACGGCAGGTCGTCTGACCCCAACATGATCCACGGCAGGTCGTCTGACCCCAACATGATCCACGGCAGGTCGTCTGACTCCATCATGATCCACGGCAGGTCGTCTGACCCCAACATGGTCCACGGCAGGTCGTCTGACTCCAACATGATCCACGGCAGGTCGTCTGACCCCAACGTACAGCATGGTGATAGTGGACAGATCCACCTGGACCCCAATGGGCTTTCAGACCTGCCGCTGGGGTCCCCAGACACA ATGGAGACGGACAGGCCTGGCGCACCTCTCAGCCCGGCAGACTTCGAGACCAGCGCCGGCATGA ATGAGACGGAGCGAGGCACCATCGCCAAGGCCATGAGTGAGTTCCATGACCAGTCCTGCATCCGCTTCGTCCCTCGAACCATCGAGAAGGACTACATCCACATCCTCAAGGGTGACGG GTGTTCGAGCTCTGTTGGTCGGGTGGCGGGGGCCCAGCAGGTGTCGCTGGGGCCCGGGTGCCTGTACGTGGGCATTGTGATGCACGAGCTGATGCACGCGGCGGGGTTCTGGCACGAGCAGTCGCGCTACGACCGGGACAACCACATCACCATCAACAAGCTCAACGTGCAGGAGGGCATGTGGCACAACTTCGAGAAGTACACCTGGGACAAGATCCAGAGCCTCGGGATACCTTATGACCTGG AGTCGGTGATGCACTACGGTCCGTATGCCTTTGCCAAAGAGGGCAAGCCAACCATAATTCCCAGAGAGACAGGAAAGGAGATTGGTCAGAGGAGAGGCTTCTCCAAG TGGGACGTGGCCAAGCTGCAGAAGCTCTACAACTGTGCCAACACCTCCACCTACTTCGTCAGCACCTCCGCTCCACTGGTGGCCGCCGCTACAG AGGAGTGTGAGGACAACGTGAAACACTGCCAGATGTGGGCCGACATGGGTGAGTGTGACACCAACCCCACCTGGATGTTCGTTAGCTGCAGGAAGGCCTGCAGACAGTGCG TAATGCCAGGTGGTGCTGCAGGTAAGGAGTGCCAGGACCTTAGTATTTACTGCAGAGTATGGAGCGAGAAAGGCGAGTGTACCAACAACCCGGAGTACATGACTCTACACTGCAAGAAGTCGTGCGGCCTCTGTCATGACCACCAAG
- the LOC123765423 gene encoding zinc metalloproteinase nas-13 isoform X2: MWAAVWALSCCGVSVGVAQVAMMDSRVHDRSSDPNMVHGRSSDPNMIHGRSSDSNMVHGRSSDSNMIHGRSSDPNMIHGRSSDPNMIHGRSSDSIMIHGRSSDPNMVHGRSSDSNMIHGRSSDPNVQHGDSGQIHLDPNGLSDLPLGSPDTMETDRPGAPLSPADFETSAGMIHDTVDTSSQADPIELAGLFQGDIMLHDRDALLDLPPGVSRETSRGGRSALIDVHRRWPNGIIPYVISQTYDETERGTIAKAMSEFHDQSCIRFVPRTIEKDYIHILKGDGCSSSVGRVAGAQQVSLGPGCLYVGIVMHELMHAAGFWHEQSRYDRDNHITINKLNVQEGMWHNFEKYTWDKIQSLGIPYDLESVMHYGPYAFAKEGKPTIIPRETGKEIGQRRGFSKWDVAKLQKLYNCANTSTYFVSTSAPLVAAATEECEDNVKHCQMWADMGECDTNPTWMFVSCRKACRQCGGAAGKECQDLSIYCRVWSEKGECTNNPEYMTLHCKKSCGLCHDHQDTPVPKQCEDKNKYCSAWSKMRQCDANRDYMHVYCKKSCKHC; the protein is encoded by the exons ATGTGGGCGGCAGTGTGGGCGCTGTCGTGCTGTGGCGTGTCTGTGGGCGTGGCCCAGGTGGCCATGATGGATAGCAGGGTCCACGACAGGTCGTCTGACCCCAACATGGTCCACGGCAGGTCGTCTGACCCCAACATGATCCACGGCAGGTCGTCTGACTCCAACATGGTCCACGGCAGGTCGTCTGACTCCAACATGATCCACGGCAGGTCGTCTGACCCCAACATGATCCACGGCAGGTCGTCTGACCCCAACATGATCCACGGCAGGTCGTCTGACTCCATCATGATCCACGGCAGGTCGTCTGACCCCAACATGGTCCACGGCAGGTCGTCTGACTCCAACATGATCCACGGCAGGTCGTCTGACCCCAACGTACAGCATGGTGATAGTGGACAGATCCACCTGGACCCCAATGGGCTTTCAGACCTGCCGCTGGGGTCCCCAGACACA ATGGAGACGGACAGGCCTGGCGCACCTCTCAGCCCGGCAGACTTCGAGACCAGCGCCGGCATGA TTCACGACACCGTCGACACCAGCAGCCAGGCCGACCCCATCGAACTGGCGGGACTCTTCCAGGGCGATATAATGCTCCACGACCGTGACGCCCTCCTCGACCTGCCGCctggg GTGTCGAGGGAGACGAGCAGGGGGGGTCGCAGCGCCCTCATAGACGTCCACAGACGCTGGCCCAACGGCATCATTCCCTACGTCATCTCCCAGACCTACG ATGAGACGGAGCGAGGCACCATCGCCAAGGCCATGAGTGAGTTCCATGACCAGTCCTGCATCCGCTTCGTCCCTCGAACCATCGAGAAGGACTACATCCACATCCTCAAGGGTGACGG GTGTTCGAGCTCTGTTGGTCGGGTGGCGGGGGCCCAGCAGGTGTCGCTGGGGCCCGGGTGCCTGTACGTGGGCATTGTGATGCACGAGCTGATGCACGCGGCGGGGTTCTGGCACGAGCAGTCGCGCTACGACCGGGACAACCACATCACCATCAACAAGCTCAACGTGCAGGAGGGCATGTGGCACAACTTCGAGAAGTACACCTGGGACAAGATCCAGAGCCTCGGGATACCTTATGACCTGG AGTCGGTGATGCACTACGGTCCGTATGCCTTTGCCAAAGAGGGCAAGCCAACCATAATTCCCAGAGAGACAGGAAAGGAGATTGGTCAGAGGAGAGGCTTCTCCAAG TGGGACGTGGCCAAGCTGCAGAAGCTCTACAACTGTGCCAACACCTCCACCTACTTCGTCAGCACCTCCGCTCCACTGGTGGCCGCCGCTACAG AGGAGTGTGAGGACAACGTGAAACACTGCCAGATGTGGGCCGACATGGGTGAGTGTGACACCAACCCCACCTGGATGTTCGTTAGCTGCAGGAAGGCCTGCAGACAGTGCG GTGGTGCTGCAGGTAAGGAGTGCCAGGACCTTAGTATTTACTGCAGAGTATGGAGCGAGAAAGGCGAGTGTACCAACAACCCGGAGTACATGACTCTACACTGCAAGAAGTCGTGCGGCCTCTGTCATGACCACCAAG
- the LOC123765423 gene encoding zinc metalloproteinase nas-13 isoform X3 — MWAAVWALSCCGVSVGVAQVAMMDSRVHDRSSDPNMVHGRSSDPNMIHGRSSDSNMVHGRSSDSNMIHGRSSDPNMIHGRSSDPNMIHGRSSDSIMIHGRSSDPNMVHGRSSDSNMIHGRSSDPNVQHGDSGQIHLDPNGLSDLPLGSPDTMETDRPGAPLSPADFETSAGMIHDTVDTSSQADPIELAGLFQGDIMLHDRDALLDLPPGVSRETSRGGRSALIDVHRRWPNGIIPYVISQTYDETERGTIAKAMSEFHDQSCIRFVPRTIEKDYIHILKGDGCSSSVGRVAGAQQVSLGPGCLYVGIVMHELMHAAGFWHEQSRYDRDNHITINKLNVQEGMWHNFEKYTWDKIQSLGIPYDLESVMHYGPYAFAKEGKPTIIPRETGKEIGQRRGFSKWDVAKLQKLYNCANTSTYFVSTSAPLVAAATEECEDNVKHCQMWADMGECDTNPTWMFVSCRKACRQCGKECQDLSIYCRVWSEKGECTNNPEYMTLHCKKSCGLCHDHQDTPVPKQCEDKNKYCSAWSKMRQCDANRDYMHVYCKKSCKHC, encoded by the exons ATGTGGGCGGCAGTGTGGGCGCTGTCGTGCTGTGGCGTGTCTGTGGGCGTGGCCCAGGTGGCCATGATGGATAGCAGGGTCCACGACAGGTCGTCTGACCCCAACATGGTCCACGGCAGGTCGTCTGACCCCAACATGATCCACGGCAGGTCGTCTGACTCCAACATGGTCCACGGCAGGTCGTCTGACTCCAACATGATCCACGGCAGGTCGTCTGACCCCAACATGATCCACGGCAGGTCGTCTGACCCCAACATGATCCACGGCAGGTCGTCTGACTCCATCATGATCCACGGCAGGTCGTCTGACCCCAACATGGTCCACGGCAGGTCGTCTGACTCCAACATGATCCACGGCAGGTCGTCTGACCCCAACGTACAGCATGGTGATAGTGGACAGATCCACCTGGACCCCAATGGGCTTTCAGACCTGCCGCTGGGGTCCCCAGACACA ATGGAGACGGACAGGCCTGGCGCACCTCTCAGCCCGGCAGACTTCGAGACCAGCGCCGGCATGA TTCACGACACCGTCGACACCAGCAGCCAGGCCGACCCCATCGAACTGGCGGGACTCTTCCAGGGCGATATAATGCTCCACGACCGTGACGCCCTCCTCGACCTGCCGCctggg GTGTCGAGGGAGACGAGCAGGGGGGGTCGCAGCGCCCTCATAGACGTCCACAGACGCTGGCCCAACGGCATCATTCCCTACGTCATCTCCCAGACCTACG ATGAGACGGAGCGAGGCACCATCGCCAAGGCCATGAGTGAGTTCCATGACCAGTCCTGCATCCGCTTCGTCCCTCGAACCATCGAGAAGGACTACATCCACATCCTCAAGGGTGACGG GTGTTCGAGCTCTGTTGGTCGGGTGGCGGGGGCCCAGCAGGTGTCGCTGGGGCCCGGGTGCCTGTACGTGGGCATTGTGATGCACGAGCTGATGCACGCGGCGGGGTTCTGGCACGAGCAGTCGCGCTACGACCGGGACAACCACATCACCATCAACAAGCTCAACGTGCAGGAGGGCATGTGGCACAACTTCGAGAAGTACACCTGGGACAAGATCCAGAGCCTCGGGATACCTTATGACCTGG AGTCGGTGATGCACTACGGTCCGTATGCCTTTGCCAAAGAGGGCAAGCCAACCATAATTCCCAGAGAGACAGGAAAGGAGATTGGTCAGAGGAGAGGCTTCTCCAAG TGGGACGTGGCCAAGCTGCAGAAGCTCTACAACTGTGCCAACACCTCCACCTACTTCGTCAGCACCTCCGCTCCACTGGTGGCCGCCGCTACAG AGGAGTGTGAGGACAACGTGAAACACTGCCAGATGTGGGCCGACATGGGTGAGTGTGACACCAACCCCACCTGGATGTTCGTTAGCTGCAGGAAGGCCTGCAGACAGTGCG GTAAGGAGTGCCAGGACCTTAGTATTTACTGCAGAGTATGGAGCGAGAAAGGCGAGTGTACCAACAACCCGGAGTACATGACTCTACACTGCAAGAAGTCGTGCGGCCTCTGTCATGACCACCAAG